The sequence aaaataatctgCCATTGTGTTTTGCTTGTATTTAATCAATAGTAACTTAATATAAAATAACCTAAATAGGACAAGCATAAAAATAACCACCAGAACATAAATCACCATAAACACCAGAACATAACTATTAACCAAAACCCActgatgtataataacaatgTCTTAGTTATAACAGAAGAATCTGAATGAACAGATAATGCTTTCTAAACAGACACGAATATATATGCACCTAGGAGGCACACTAATTATTTCTCATTTCGTTTAGAAAGGTTAGCGGGGCATTTGGTTGAGACGAACAGTGGACATCAGTTGCACGAGCAAGTGGGTTTTACTTTCATGTAGGAAAAAGCGTGTGGTCAGATATGCAGCTTGTGAGACAAAGAAAGACCTTTAAAATtggctacattttttttttacattttggaaaataaaaCCAACTAAATTCAGTATAATGTATTGTAGAAAGGTACtaatctaaataataaattaaaaaataaatgattttaatgatataattatCATATGTACTGTACATATGTAATGTCTACAATTGTCATACTGTTCTTTAATCCTTCAACTTAAAATATCCAACTATTATTATAGAGTACAGTGTATAATTTGTATGTCAGAAAGACTTCTGCAGAATATCAGCAATcctattttatattcattttccCTCCTCGGAACACTCTTCCAAATCACATCCTGCTGTGCAGCAAAAATGAAAGCTTTGCCCAGGGGAGTTTCTTAAAGACCGACAGCCCACAGCAGGCTCTGATGACTGAAATAATCCTAACCCGCTGTCGTCTTTATACCCCGGTGTGAGAGCATTATCTCAGATGTGGCTCCACAGCAGGACAGACATTTTAAAGTGATGAGCAAGTGCAGCTCTTACCTGCGGAAGTCAGGAGGACGTGATAGTCTGTCCCTCTCTGCACTGGAACATCATCGTTCACCACCTCTTTCTCCGTTTCCTCATAACGATCCCAGTTAGACTCCAGCTTTCTCCTGGAATAGGTTGCTGGCATCTCATCTTCGATGTTTTCTTTGTCATCCTGTTCATCTTGACccttaaaaatacatttcagattaAGTACTAGTTGTACTGCAGCAAGctgttttattactattattattattattattattattgtttttttattatttgattagtTGTGGGGACGTCCAGCTCCAGCATCTCTGATTCTGAGATTGAGTGCCCATGGAATTTCTGCACTCCATGTTTTCTGTGGGTTTTTCAGTTTTCTCCTCTTACTGCACATAAACAGACGGGTAGATCGACTGGCAATAAGGGTGGGcgatatgaaaaaaaatatatcatgatTGTTGTAGGCATTTCTTCAATACATAAGGTCTATTAGGGTTTATAGGGTTTTACTCACAATATGCCAGCAAAACAGTAGTGCTGCATTTAAAAAACACGATTTCTAAAGTTTTCctaatcttcaactgtccagtttgatGGCCCTATGCTCATGAAATCCTCATGGGTAACTTGAACCAAtttggccattttcctctgacctcagCAAGGCTTTTCCATCTGAATTAACTGCTTCTTAATTTAATGTGTTTTGCTTatcgcaccattctgtgtaaactctaaagaCTGCAGTGTGTAAAAGTCACAGGAGATCAACAGACCGTCATCACCAACCTCCATGACTcgatcaaagtcacagagattacgatttttcttcattctgatgtttgatgtgaacgttATCTAAAGCTCTTGGCATGActttttgcattgtgctgctgtcataTGATTGGCTGGTTAACTGCATAAACGTAAAGATGTaaaagtgttcctaataaagtggactgcCATGGTATATACAATGGTTAGCCTTTACTAACCTGCTGAGATATTTATCTGGTTTGAgttgggaggaaggaaggaagttaggaaggaaggaagttagGAAGAAAGTAagttaggaaggaaggaaggaagcaagtaagtaagtaaggaaCTAAGGAAGTAAGTTAGGAAGcaagtaaggaaggaaggaaggaagttagtaagttaggaaggaaggaaggaaggagattAGGAAAAAAGTAAGTTAGGAAGTAAGTTAGAAAGGAACTAagttaggaaggaaggaaccaAGTTAGAAAGTAGGTTAGGAAGTAAGTTAGAAAGGAAGGAAGTTAGGAAGGAACTAAGTTAGAAAGGAAGGAACTAAGTTTGGAAGTAAGTTAGAAAGGAAGGAAGTTAGGAAGGAACTAAGTTAAGAAGGAAGGAACTAAGTTAAGAAGGAAGGAACTAAGttaggaaggaagggaggaagttAGGAAGTAAGTAAGTTAGGAAGGAACTAagttaggaaggaaggaactaaGTTAGGAAGTAagttaggaaggaaggaactaagttaggaaggaaggaactaaGTTAGGAAGTAagttaggaaggaaggaactaagttaggaaggaaggaaggaaggaaggaagttagGAAGTAAATTAGGAAGTAAGAAAGTaaggaagtaaggaaggaagCCTGAAATGTGTTCAAATAGAACGAACAGTGCATAAGATAATTATCCTAATATGTGGGCTAACTGAATAAACTGAATTACAAGACATTGAGGTTGTTTATATGAATCCTAGGACCATTTAAACAGACTTTATTTACATCCTGTTAGCTAAACCATTCACATGGCCAGTTAACACCGGATCCTAAACTACTCTCTTGACTATATGAGTATTGCCCTACACTGGctgtggagatggtgtttattACCCCACATGGTGCAGTATATTAGGAAGCAAGTCGCAGATTGAAATTCCGTCATTATTTAGAGATTGAAACTTTGCCTGAACGATCACTCACTCCGCGAGAAAAGTCGCGAGCACCAGCCTCAGGAAAACCCCGGCCTCTTCCGCGATAATGGTCCCTTTTCCCTCTTCCGCGGTGATGACCGCCTCTCCCGCGACCTCTCCGATCTCCGGTAAACCCGCTGTCCTCACCGCCGGCACTGCCGCCTCTTCTCCAGTGACCACCACGTCCCCTGCTCGGTCTACCCTCCATCACTGAAAAAGCAAACACCGACTGGACTGTAACTCCTGGGTGTTACACTAAAAACATTCCCCGATTTCCTAAGATAGGTTCCACATAGAAACTGCACACTAATGACGGCCATATGCACAATATATACCTGTacaataaaagtttaaaaacacaaaattgtTCATTAACCCTCTACATTACGCAttataataaaactgaaaataaaaaataaaggtttactaaaaataaaataaacatagtaGTTAGTTAAGTATTTTGAATTTTGGAGTTTCTAACGAATGAGTAGTATTGAAACAATGGATGTTATTATAGGGAAACAAATgcataaaaattaaaagagCAGTCTGCATAGACAACAAGATGCAGTGCATGAAATGTGCATGGtttaattatgattatgattattgaTAATTATGGTTTTGATTATGCATGCCACTCTACCCCCTTATTCCTCACCAGCATCGTCACCATTatcttcttcctccttcacATTTTTACTCTCTTCCTATAGATTTTACACCCTCACTATACCATACCTTCATCTTCACCCATGTCAACATCCGTAGTTTTGCATTCTACACGTAGGGTTGCATATAAAGTTCCTCATCAGTAAATGCCTCATCATCTTTATCCACTGGGAATGTTACCtctgttttatacattttattacactaaGTTTATTTGAACAAagacatatattatattacatgcaTAATATTCATGACTataatgtgtgttatgtattgTATGTGCCTGATATTTGaatagtttaaataaaataatataaaatattaaaattattctGGGAATTTTCTTTACTCTTTCTGCAAAACCTTGTCTCTGAGTATCTCTGATCACCTTCTTGCAAGGAATAATGTATACctcaaaacaaaatgtttgtgaCTAAATCATTCTCTTTTCTAATTTCAGGTTAGCCACTGCTAATTCAACATGAAGCACAAAGAGGACTGTTTATCTGACGTTTGCTCCCAGTAGACTATCACCAGAAAGATGGATGAACCACTTCACAACTCCACAGCAAGTGGGAACACATCAGTTGTCCCATCAGTTCCATATAATCTTTGGGAAGTCATCACGATTGCTACCGTGTCTGCTGTTGCGAGCCTAATCACCATAGTGGGAAATGTTTTGGTGATGCTTTCTTTCAAGGTGAACAGTCAACTGAAGACAGTGAACAACTACTATTTACTAAGTTTGGCTTTTGCAGACCTCATTATTGGAGTGTTCTCGATGAACCTTTACACTACATACATTCTGATGGGATACTGGTCTCTGGGAAACTTAGCATGTGATCTCTGGTTAGCTCTGGACTACGTAGCAAGCAATGCTTCAGTAATGAACCTGCTGGTGATCAGCTTTGACAGATATTTCTCCATCACGAGGCCGCTTACCTACAGAGCTAAACGAACACCCAGGCGTGCTGGTATTATGATCGGCTTGGCGTGGCTTATATCCTTCATCTTATGGGCCCCTCCTATTTTATGCTGGCAGTATTTTGTGGGCGAGAGGACAGTTCCTCCAGACCAGTGCCAGATTCAATTCTTCTCAGAACCTGTGATTACATTTGGTACAGCCATAGCAGCCTTTTACATTCCTGTCTCCATTATGACCATTTTATACTGCAGAATCTACAAGGAGACTGAAAAGCGTACAAAAGACTTGGCTGAGCTGCAAGGGACCACATCTGCAGATAGGCAAGACAACCCAAAAACACAAAGGCAACGATCTTGCTTTGCTTTCAGCACTGACCGGAACAGAACACATGGCTCGTGGTCTTCATCAAACCAGAGTAACATGACTAAGACCACAGCACAGTCTGAGGACATGTGGGTGAAATCAGATCACGCTGCTGCTCTCAATAGCTACACATCCTCTGAAGATGAGGAGCGTCCTGTATCAGAAGCAGCATCTCAAGATTCCTACAAGAATCAGGATGAACCGTTGAACTGTTATGAAGAAAGCCACTATCTTGCTAATTCCACCAAGTATTGCTCACAAAAGAACAAGAAATGCATTTCCTACAAGTTCAAGCCAGTCCTGAAGAACATCAGCCCACAAAAAGCCAACAGTGAAGCTGTTACACATCCCTGCCCATCATCACAACAGGTAACACTTACATCTGCGTCCCCATCGGCACAACCTATGGATTCCAGCCTCAAGAGTCAAATCACGAAACGGAAAAGAATGGTTCTCATCAAGGAGAAGAAGGCAGCTCAGACCCTCAGCGCTATTCTCCTGGCATTTATTCTTACCTGGACTCCGTATAACATCATGGTGCTGATCTCCACCTTCTGCTCCGACTGCATCCCTCTGTCCCTCTGGCACCTGGGCTACTGGCTGTGCTACGTCAACAGCACCATAAACCCAATGTGCTATGCCTTATGCAACAAAACCTTCCAGAAAACCTTTCGAATGTTGCTCTCCTGCAAGTGGAAGATGAACCGAGGAGAGGAGAAACTGCACTGGTGTGGCCAAAACCCACCAATAACTAACAAACTCACACAGCAAGCAGACTGAGTAATCCATGTTGCAAAACATAATATTTTAGCAAATAAATATCTTGACTATAGTCTAATTTATCTCATATTTTGTCCTCACATATTTGTAGGCGTTATTCTGatttcagtttttcatttttctattttttaataagCTTGAAATATGCAAAAATTCTGCCAACGGAACAAAacaatttcaagcttgaaattcATAAAGAAATTCTAGATATACTGTtgctaaatgtatgtaaattcaTTTTTGCATTTGAAAATATAATTTTCTTCAAGGGAAATATTTCATAAATTTGCCTATATTCAAGATAGTTTTCACTTGCTTTAATATTCCCAGTAAAATGAAGTGCCAGCTATGTGGACGTCCTATAGCGTGTGTGTTGTTATATGCTAATGAGTTTTGCTGTTGTAATGTATTGTGTTCTGCCTAAAAAGAATTAACAttctttttgtaaatgtttttctaAGGGCTTAAGGACACACTTATtgtatttcacatttcacaatatcTGACTCAAAATCATATCATATTTtgatcagtgtattttaatGAAAGCATAATGAGCTTTCATGAAAGCAAATGTGCTTAAAGTCTGTTTAAACTCACtgttacaaaaaacaaaacaaaaaaacaaatcactgGTTATAGATGCTGATTTTCAGTTGTTAAAGCAGCCACTGACCAGTATTTACTTCGAtataatcatgtggcagcagaacaatacataaaatcataCTATTGTacatgaaaatcccaggaaattagcagtttatgaaatactCCAGCCATCCTGAGTTGTTGAGATCAATTTTTCCCTTGTACTAATGTTTGTAGCTCTTATTTTGTATCCGTATGAATGTATACATCGTGCTGCTGTCATAAGATTGACCGATTAGATCACTGCATTgtgtaggtgttcctaataaagtgctcagtgagcgCATGCTTTTGCTGTAATCAgtaagaaaatacagaaaaggagaagaaagaaagagcaagacCACAgtaaagtgtttattatttaacttGACATGATATTAAAGTCTAACGTGTCAGAGCAGTTCAAAGAAGAATGGAAGTATAACATTAAAAAAGCAGACATGAGCAGTTTGGGTAGCGCATGGCATTGTGGTAGATTCCAAAAAAGGTTTTCCAATGTTTTTTCCAAACTATCTTGTCTCAGCGGGCCTGCATTCATGTCAACATAGCTGTGTATCACAGGATATCAGCACTTTCTGAAAAAACTGACACCACCAATGTCACTCAAGAGTACATttccctcattctgatgtttgattaaTTGAAGcccttgacctgtatctgctgCCTGCCtcactgcatgaatgagcaggtgtacagctGTTCCTATTAAAATAGCTGGTGAGTGTATACACTATAACCAGTAGACCTGTACTGTAGCTACGTAACACGGTTGCAAGACAAAGTTTTAATACATATCGACAAATGAAAAGTACAAGGAATTTCTTTTAACCAAACAAGGAGTGTGTTGACATTCACAAACATTCCTTTACTATCACAAGCAACAAAATAGTAATCTCATATATTCAGATaagaatagagaaaaaaaatttgtaGTATAAAAGCTTGTATTTCCCTTTTGGAATGTGATCCGAATATTCTCCGGTAACCCTTTAACCAATATCGTATTCTCTAAAGAGACTTTAGATCCTCTTAGTGCTAAAATTCCACATAGATTTAGAGATTAGGACCAGAGATCAAGTAgtgatatttttatttccttttggaCTAGCAGGCTCTTCCTTTCTGCAAATGTCCTATATTGTTgttgcattcattcattaatgtaTTCCTTTAAAAGTATTGTTCAAGGAATAATGTTGAAATATGTATGCTGTTTTAATCCACAAACCCTGGGGGGGTGAAAACATTTTCACTCACCTGTACACAAGCTACTTCTTTAAATACTGATCATTCAGAATAACACATTAACGTTGTATTGTGCCAACTGTTATACATGAACATATGCTACGACTGCATCCAATTTTttaactgatttttattttgttatatttaaatttagtaGCCTCGGATGCCATGTTATAAAAACTTACCTTGGTTTCTAAGTGCAGCTTGTAACAATGTGGTTTAATTTGCTATGTGACAAATGTTGTTGTAATACATTTGTTGatataaaagtgaaaaaaaagagcCTTTCTTTACAAATGTCTGCATGTAGAACAGTAAAGCTCCAATCTCTTCATCATCCAAACTGAAGCATCACCATTTAGATGTACCAACACAGcaaactatataaaaaaaacttcctACAGCGTCATTTATGAGACTTATATTATGCAGTCGTCACTGCAGCAAAGTGTGTTACACCAGACTTAAGATCTCCAACTAAAATGTCTTGTGAATTTGTATCTGATTCAAATAAAAGTATATGTTGTCTTCTGGGAAAAATGGGACTCATAAATTTACACAGAGGAAACAAAATattcaaagacacacacaaaatgtccatTACAATTTATTAGCATTCagtttaaatatgtttatatttctttGCTAAAATTTTTAGGcattcatcaacatcattagcatcatcatcatcattcacagTCATATACAAACTTGACACAATATTACTGACTATTTCAATGTAAAAGCTCTGTTTCAAGTAGACGTGGAAACTGGATCGGGGTTTAAGTGACATTTCAACCAGCCTCAACCCTGAAGAGGATCTGTTAGAAATCTCAGCCTCAGCAGCAATAAAAGCATACATTACTCTTCTGATGATCTTGGCCCAACTAACCATTAATGGAACTACTGGTACTTTTCTAAACGGTGTTAAATGTTTACACAAAGATATATTAAAATGTCACAGATGGTGATGTAGcctctgatttaaaaaaaaaaaaaaaaaaaaaaagaaggaaagaaagaaaatgtgtacaTAATATACAGCCCTGCCAAGTCAAGGTCAAACTTATCAGTTACAGTTAGTTAGTTTTATTGTGAGAAATGAAAAATGGGCCACAAAACAATTTGtcacaaaaataattaaaaaataaacaaaaaaccacaacaacaacaacaaaaaaaaacaccccagtCTTCGTTAGCAGCACTACCTCCTTTTCAATGCTGCGTTCCTGCTGCCTTTGTTGCTTCCCCCTGGCTTGCTGGATCCCTTTGAGAAGAGCTTGGTCATGAATTCTGAGACATCTGGCAACTCTGGATTAGGGTTCAGCATGTTCATGGACTGCTCCATCTCCTGttgcaaaacacaaacacacaaaaaaagtcagtaaatctgttttattccccttacaccacagcaatgtTATGAAATGTCAGCAACAACAATCGCCTTTGTTATAGCGATATATAGTGTTATAATCCCTCAACACACTGTTTTCTCTCCCTCCAATTTAACGACACAAAAAAAGTGCGAAATCCACCGTCCTGAAGATTCACATACGAACTTTTCTAAAATAATTACTTTTCATTACATTGCAAGtggtatactgtatactgtgtatgtgacaaataaagtcttaattattgaataattatttaaaactgaatatCACAAAATATCTTCCTGGGAAAAAAACCCAGGAATttcaattaattatttaaaaataatttaaaaaataattttaaattatttataatttgatTAAAGgatgtgtaaaaatgtaattgtGAAACAAGGATAGATTAAATctgtaggttttttttgtagctgTGAGGattacaacaaaaaacaaaggcaAAGCTCAATTCAGACACTTTTATATACTGACTAAACACAATGTCCACAAAATCCTTTTCTCATATACCTTTCTCATTTCAGGGTCGTTGGTGTTGAACACTTTTGGAAGAAGAACGATGATTAGTAAGGGAAGTACCATCATCATGACCTGTCAGAGTTGgaaacagatttttattatgatttaaaTCAGAGAATACAAAATGTTGAAATTAGGCATTTTATATCTAAATACTGTTAATATATGAAACATGTATACATAGGAGAATAAAAAAGGTCCTCTTAACCTACAGAGGATAATAGAGAGTAATAACGCTAAACTGAGCTCAGTTGTATTCAGTAGGTACTGTACATAACCTGCTGTTAGAAATAAGACACTTCAGTTATgaacattatacacaaccaaTTTAAAACCTCAGTTGCtacatttagacatatttaCGTTCGTATCATTCAGCATGCCCGGCATCTACTTTTGAATTTTAAGCAACCGTACCATCGGATTCATGAGGAAATCTGTCCACCCCCACGTCTCTCGCTTCATAAAGTATGAATGTGGTCCACTGGCTCTCATCTGGAGGGGATACGGCTGTCGGACTACCTCTGAGGTCTTGATGTAGTTCACCATACGGGCTCTGTGGTGCATTAAAACAGTCTGAATACAGGGTCTggtcaaaacaaaaacatgagagGATGTCTGATCTGCAGTTTAGTCTAATAAATCAACATTACCTCATTTTGCCTTTAGATGTGATGTCCACTCGGGCTGGCTCGAATTTGTAAGATGGAGACATGATTTCAACTACATAGGATCCAGATGGAACATCATGCACCACGAAACTCCCATCGGTCCTGTAGGAGAGAAATGGCAAGGTTTCATTCTGATTCCTCTTTTAAACATTACGTGTGGTATAAAGACATgaggttacaaaaaaaaaaaaaaaaaaactgttaccATGCTGCTCCGTTACCACCTTAGAGTTGCTTAATTTCCTCTTATAACACAGCAATTTCCTAACAATTAGGActgtgtacagtttcagtgtttatgtttgtggAAAGTCTACAAGGATTAGTTCCGGTTAAGACTTAGATAAGACACATAAACACAGTTTAACCCTCACAAGACTCTCTTCAGagactaatttaaaaaaaaaaaatacagctgagAAACTGTTATATATTAAGTGCTCATTGTAATCTCCTTCCACACATTAAATAATCATCTTGTTACAGAAAGATGTTCCACATGTCAATGATTTTCTAACCAACAGCACATttgaatctgtttattattagggtCTACTCCCGGTCAGTGAGCCTTTATTATAAACGAATAGTTAGTGTAGTTTGCTAACAAAATTGAACTTAACCAGCATTATTTGGACATTATTACATTCCAGCATAAGCCAGCTGGACCGTATCACAGGATTATATAAGTGTCTCATTTCAAACAGCAGGTAATGTACAGTACGTATTGagtataactgtaaatttcccattgggatgaataaagtatctatctatctatctatctctcagtTCAGCATGATTACCTCTGTAGATTTAATTCACCTGACTCATATATTAACACTACTCTGATATAAAACGCCTAATTTCATCATGTTGTATTCTCTGGCGTAGTGATATCAGCCTGTGATTTACCCTGCAGCCGGAACTACTGTCGGAgcagctgttatagaaaattcatcaacaccttctgaccgaGACGATCAGAACAAAGCTATTGATTCGTTTGGACTCTTGTATATGGTCCAGCTGGCTTATGCTGGCATTTAATACAGTCCAAATAATGCTGGTTAAGGTTGATCATTTTGTCTCACTGAATTATTTGTTAGCAAGAAGTGTTAAGAAACGACTAAAGCACAAGTGTCAGTTCGGTTATCCCAGCGCTCCCTGGCCGTTGCTATGGTTAGCTAACAACTGGCTAGTTAACTAGCGCTTAGCTTACAGAGaacactgttctgttctttcCGTCTGGTTAATACAGGACACACGGTTTCAAACAGCTTACCTGAGAAATCCGATATACTCGCCGCCCTCTACCAGGACCCGGGCTGAAGAGACCCAGTCCTGCGCTTTAACACCTGAGACAATCGCACGGCCCTCGATCTTGAAGCGGTCTCCATTCCCCGCACCAGGCCCGGGCTCCGACTCGACGAAGCAGCACGACAGCACAAACGCGGACTGTAAAACAACATATGCGTCTAATATCCTTTTAAGATGCCGCATCGCAGCTGCTACACGACGAGCGTGTTGTTGTAACGTGCAATAGATAGCAGTGACCCTTAAATCAACCAGATTGCTCGGCA comes from Hemibagrus wyckioides isolate EC202008001 linkage group LG25, SWU_Hwy_1.0, whole genome shotgun sequence and encodes:
- the chrm5b gene encoding muscarinic acetylcholine receptor M5b, with protein sequence MDEPLHNSTASGNTSVVPSVPYNLWEVITIATVSAVASLITIVGNVLVMLSFKVNSQLKTVNNYYLLSLAFADLIIGVFSMNLYTTYILMGYWSLGNLACDLWLALDYVASNASVMNLLVISFDRYFSITRPLTYRAKRTPRRAGIMIGLAWLISFILWAPPILCWQYFVGERTVPPDQCQIQFFSEPVITFGTAIAAFYIPVSIMTILYCRIYKETEKRTKDLAELQGTTSADRQDNPKTQRQRSCFAFSTDRNRTHGSWSSSNQSNMTKTTAQSEDMWVKSDHAAALNSYTSSEDEERPVSEAASQDSYKNQDEPLNCYEESHYLANSTKYCSQKNKKCISYKFKPVLKNISPQKANSEAVTHPCPSSQQVTLTSASPSAQPMDSSLKSQITKRKRMVLIKEKKAAQTLSAILLAFILTWTPYNIMVLISTFCSDCIPLSLWHLGYWLCYVNSTINPMCYALCNKTFQKTFRMLLSCKWKMNRGEEKLHWCGQNPPITNKLTQQAD
- the emc7b gene encoding ER membrane protein complex subunit 7 codes for the protein MRHLKRILDAYVVLQSAFVLSCCFVESEPGPGAGNGDRFKIEGRAIVSGVKAQDWVSSARVLVEGGEYIGFLRTDGSFVVHDVPSGSYVVEIMSPSYKFEPARVDITSKGKMRARMVNYIKTSEVVRQPYPLQMRASGPHSYFMKRETWGWTDFLMNPMVMMMVLPLLIIVLLPKVFNTNDPEMRKEMEQSMNMLNPNPELPDVSEFMTKLFSKGSSKPGGSNKGSRNAALKRR